Below is a window of Georgenia soli DNA.
CCCGGCACGGTCGTCGAGGATCCAGCTGCTGGCGGTCAGGCGCTGGCCGGAGAGCTCGACCGACTCCACGCCGGCGTTGCGCAGCTCCTCCAGGATCGTCACCAGGACCTGGGCCCGTACCCCGCCGCCCGGGTCGTCGATGTCCACCCGCACGCCGGGGCCGTGCACGGGCAGGGTCCCCGCCAGGATGCCGCGCGTGCGCGCCTGGAGCTCCGCCGCCTCCTGGGCCGCCTCCCGGGAGGTGGTGGAGGACCGGAGCTCGGCGAGGTCCCGCCGCAGCTCCTCCTGCTCGTCGGAGAGGTCGGCGTTGCGCTGGGTGAGCTCGTCGAGCAGCCGCACCAGGTCGTCCTGACGCATGCCCGCGAGGACGTCCTCCTGCGTCTGGCGCACCTGCGTGACGACGGCGAAACCCAGCCCTGCGCACAGCAGCGCGACGGCCACGTGCCCGAGCGTGAGGCGCGGCGCGAGAAGGGAACGCCACGTCCCCCGCCCGCCGGGACCGGCGGTCTCCCCCGTGCCCGTCGCGGCCGGCTGCGCCTCCGCACCGGTCGCGAGGTCAGCCTCGTCCGGACGCGG
It encodes the following:
- a CDS encoding DUF881 domain-containing protein, coding for MSASPQDPANGGQGDRGTRPDPTGPGGRAPDSGAPAPEESAPEEPALEQPAPEQPAPTDGGPRPDEADLATGAEAQPAATGTGETAGPGGRGTWRSLLAPRLTLGHVAVALLCAGLGFAVVTQVRQTQEDVLAGMRQDDLVRLLDELTQRNADLSDEQEELRRDLAELRSSTTSREAAQEAAELQARTRGILAGTLPVHGPGVRVDIDDPGGGVRAQVLVTILEELRNAGVESVELSGQRLTASSWILDDRAGGVLVDGVAIAPPYEWLAIGDPDTLSGALDIPGGALSSVRNAGGEVTVTEEDDIRITATREVPEPEHATPVPPEEPGG